In Anolis carolinensis isolate JA03-04 unplaced genomic scaffold, rAnoCar3.1.pri scaffold_14, whole genome shotgun sequence, the following proteins share a genomic window:
- the ganab gene encoding neutral alpha-glucosidase AB isoform X4 has product MSALCDPPGVVGPAGPSSSPRPVPGPSSLSSQELAQEIKAFLSGIDPVHGNKLTLKEHARCGILLLRTLPPARSAVLDHLRGVFDEYVCTYLLDLESSESGVVSIHTQGPNLDDVVQEIQAVLSDFVRMNPKAWAALVSAWSIDLMGQLSSKYAGRHGVPHASSLNELLQLWMSCKATRTLMEIYTQCLSSMINTCPDACVDALLDTSVQHSPHFDWVVAHIGSSFPNTIINRVLSCGLKDFCMHGTASADLLLFPSATTSDKRVPKIASVVGILGHLASRHSESIKQELLKMFHGSLGPTWDQQQKATVPFLLQLAIMSPTLLGTISVELVDSLKPAILNQLHQHFVLLPREDLENMVSIVVHLICQTSEGAYRTLQFLINTAMPASVITTPCLAVHDSVREACDRIIQLLLLNLQKLVYNRGSANLAEVPPRAVPFLDELKGHVQELCTETLRLERKRFLWQHQLLVLLSVHCTPSCASEALFYLLTLAKGQEELSLATQLYAVLSSCMSDLLPATVKKSVCQIHAVGLSEQNTAQLLQNMAMIIQWEGEGPTSMGHQLGQAVSFHVYDFGQLLLHHNPAVAQAASLLLSVCPIPKAIRPAHLLFLIRSAVHHFFLVLHSQSPTGISYASRLLCCLSGASLMASKAILQYLVEGALHPSKAELFGGVSEPPSVANDLFLEGAKLSLLDINRRFMTAVNFSGSVWSVFHAGVIGRGLKPPHAPHQREPEEISHIIQNFLTLLLQCCGVGRYGQEPSQHVVVNPEAAKTVAVVLVETVCPDVTNSELAWPPEDHTRNTVERDIQIGRAFRDNPLLFQLLHLVAVGRPALCYCSVLLRGLMATLMAHWEASRENDTTSSPWHLQASCDLVACMGEGHLLPAVLSNMHEIFDQLAPFEVHLLLLSVWDYMHDNSPLPQKFSFNASTGRFFRDFSRDADAGKYLCVLHSVLHKNIDRLGLLSGRFHT; this is encoded by the exons ATGTCGGCCCTGTGCGACCCTCCGGGGGTCGTGGGCCCAGCGGGGCCTTCCTCCAGCCCCAGACCCGTGCCCGGGCCCTCGTCGCTTAG CTCTCAAGAACTGGCCCAGGAGATCAAAGCCTTCCTCAGCGGCATAGACCCTGTCCATGGCAACAAACTCACCCTCAAAGAACATGCCCGCTGTGGCATTTTGCTGCTGCGCACCCTGCCGCCGGCCCGCAGCGCTGTCCTGGACCACCTCCGGGGCGTCTTCGACGAATACGTGTGCACTTACTTGCTGGATCTGGAAAGCAGCGAGAGCGGGGTGGTGTCTATCCACACCCAGGGTCCCAATCTGGACGACGTGGTGCAGGAGATCCAAGCCGTGCTGTCTGACTTTGTCCGCATGAACCCCAAGGCGTGGGCCGCCTTGGTCTCGGCCTGGTCCATCGATCTGATGGGGCAGCTGAGTAGTAAATACGCTGGCCGACATGGCGTGCCCCACGCCAGCAGCCTTAATGAGCTTCTCCAACTCTGGATGTCCTGCAAGGCCACGCGGACGCTGATGGAGATTTACACCCAGTGCCTTTCCTCGATGATTAATACCTGCCCGGACGCCTGTGTTGATGCCCTTTTGGATACCTCCGTCCAGCATTCACCTCACTTTGACTGGGTGGTGGCCCATATTGGCTCATCCTTCCCCAACACGATTATCAACCGTGTCCTCTCCTGTGGGTTGAAGGACTTCTGCATGCACGGGACGGCTTCGGCGGACCTCCTCCTTTTCCCGAGCGCCACGACCTCTGACAAGAGAGTGCCCAAGATAGCCTCGGTGGTGGGCATCCTGGGCCACTTGGCCTCTCGGCACTCGGAGAGCATCAAGCAGGAGCTGTTGAAGATGTTTCATGGGAGCCTGGGCCCCACGTGGGACCAGCAGCAAAAAGCCACGGTGCCTTTCTTGCTCCAGTTGGCCATCATGTCCCCTACTCTGCTGGGCACCATCTCCGTGGAGCTGGTGGATTCTCTCAAGCCGGCCATCCTCAACCAACTGCACCAGCACTTTGTTCTGCTGCCGCGGGAGGATCTCGAAAACATGGTCAGCATTGTGGTGCATCTCATCTGCCAGACGTCGGAAGGTGCGTACCGCACCCTGCAGTTCCTCATCAACACAGCCATGCCGGCGTCCGTCATCACCACCCCGTGCTTGGCCGTTCACGATAGCGTGCGAGAGGCGTGCGACCGCATCATCCAGCTCCTCCTCCTCAACCTTCAGAAGCTGGTGTATAACCGGGGTTCGGCCAACTTGGCAGAGGTCCCTCCCCGTGCCGTGCCTTTCTTGGATGAGCTCAAGGGCCACGTGCAGGAGCTTTGTACGGAAACGCTGCGGCTGGAACGGAAGCGCTTTCTGTGGCAGCACCAGCTGCTTGTCCTCCTTTCTGTCCACTGCACGCCAAGCTGTGCCAGTGAGGCACTCTTCTATCTGCTGACGCTAGCCAAAGGCCAGGAAGAGCTGAGTTTGGCCACGCAGCTCTACGCTGTGCTTAGCTCTTGCATGAGTGACCTACTTCCAGCCACAGTCAAGAAATCGGTCTGCCAGATTCATGCCGTGGGCCTCTCTGAGCAGAACACGGCCCAGCTGCTCCAAAACATGGCCATGATCATACAATGGGAGGGAGAGGGCCCTACATCCATGGGCCACCAGCTGGGACAGGCAGTCTCCTTCCACGTCTACGACTTTGGCCAGCTCCTGTTGCACCACAATCCTGCGGTGGCCCAAGCGGCCTCCTTGCTTCTTTCCGTCTGCCccatcccaaaggccatccgtcCCGCGCACCTTCTCTTCCTCATCCGTTCCGCCGTGCACCACTTCTTCCTAGTGCTGCACTCTCAGTCTCCCACCGGCATCAGCTACGCCAGCCGCCTCCTTTGCTGCCTCAGCGGGGCCTCTCTCATGGCCAGCAAGGCCATCCTCCAGTACTTGGTGGAGGGAGCCCTGCATCCCAGCAAAGCCGAGCTCTTTGGCGGCGTCTCTGAGCCGCCGTCCGTGGCGAACGACCTCTTTCTGGAAGGAGCCAAGCTGTCTCTGCTGGACATCAACCGGCGCTTCATGACGGCGGTGAACTTCTCCGGAAGCGTGTGGTCGGTGTTCCACGCCGGAGTGATCGGCCGGGGCTTAAAGccgccccatgccccgcatcagcGGGAACCGGAGGAGATTTCCCACATCATCCAGAACTTTTTAACCTTGTTGTTGCAGTGTTGTGGGGTGGGCCGCTATGGCCAAGAGCCTTCCCAGCATGTTGTTGTGAACCCGGAGGCGGCGAAGACGGTGGCAGTGGTTCTAGTGGAGACCGTCTGTCCGGACGTCACCAACAGTGAGCTCGCCTGGCCTCCCGAGGATCACACACGCAACACCGTGGAGCGGGACATACAAATTGGGAGGGCTTTCCGGGACAACCCCCTCCTATTCCAACTGCTGCATCTCGTGGCAGTGGGCCGGCCGGCCTTGTGCTACTGTTCAGTGCTGCTTCGCGGCCTGATGGCCACCCTCATGGCCCACTGGGAGGCTTCGCGGGAGAACGACACCACCAGCTCCCCTTGGCATCTGCAGGCTTCGTGCGACTTGGTGGCCTGCATGGGGGAAGGCCACCTCCTTCCCGCCGTTCTGAGCAACATGCACGAGATCTTCGACCAACTGGCCCCCTTTGAAGTCCACCTTTTGCTGCTCAGCGTCTGGGACTACATGCACGACAACAGCCCCTTGCCGCAGAAGTTCAGCTTCAATGCCAGCACCGGGCGCTTCTTCCGGGACTTTTCCAGAGACGCTGACGCCGGGAAATATCTGTGTGTTTTACACAGCGTCCTGCATAAGAACATTGACCGTCTCGGGCTGCTTTCGGGGCGGTTCCACACTTAA
- the cunh11orf98 gene encoding uncharacterized protein C11orf98 homolog — MAPTGKINRPRTELRKNVCKRRRVLSKQKRKKHRIVAAVADKDLITSHHLKKRSSSARANITLSGKKKRKLLKQISHATKEKITMQVDASPAPSTKAQNRREKKNKKEKLEGCSDVEMVETEPTLRPEISL; from the exons GAGCTGCGCAAAAACGTTTGCAAGAGGCGGCGTGTCTTGAGCAAACAGAAGAGGAAAAAACACCGGATTGTCGCAGCCGTGGCAGACAAAGACCTCATCACTTCTCACCACCTAAAGAAGCGATC ATCGAGCGCACGAGCCAATATTACTCTctctgggaagaagaagaggaagctgCTGAAGCAAATCAGCCATGCCACCAAAGAAAAAATAACCATGCAGG TTGACGCCTCACCGGCTCCAAGTACCAAAGCTCAAAatagaagggaaaagaagaacaagaaggaaaAGTTAGAAGGCTGCTCTGATGTAGAAATGGTGGAAACTGAGCCCACACTGAGACCAGAAATTTCTCTGTAA